AATTTTTCAGGAAATCTCGTCCCGGTTCTCCCTATTCGAAGAAAATTATTCAACAGGCTTTGATTTCAAGGTACCGTAAGGTTTTCATTCCCGCTGCATCGCGCGGGGCATTTCTCGCTAGTATCACTctatttttgtaaataaaaatactGTAACAAAGTAACTTTTAGACAATTAAGCTAACAGGGAACAGATATGCATAAATAAATATTAGTCTAAGCAGTCAAGAGTAAGCAGGATATGACATGGTTTGCAATATATGACCAGAGGAAAACAAATGCAGGAAAGAACACAATTGAGTTTCATTGTCCTTTCTTTCTACTTTTAGTAGTTTGACTTCTAGCACTCGCGTTCATCTCCTTAGTTATTTGTTGGTTTAGGTACACACTGTGTATTACATGATATGTACTTGCTCCTCTGTTTTGCTTTATCTATTCAAAGGCATATTCCATCAAGCCGCCGTTGCAGCTGTGGTTCTGAATTTAATCTAAGCAAGCAAGCAGGGTAGGCAAATTCATTGTTGAAGCCAAATTTCCAGGACACAGTAAACTTATGATCAATCAGTCTCACCTGAATGcaattcttcttttgttttcattgaGCATATTTTAAGCAAGTACAATAGACAGACATTTTTTCACAGCCTATGGGTTTTCTTGGTATACTTATAGCCTATAGGCAAAGTGAAAAAGCTCACCTCAGCCCTTGATTAATACATTACATAATTGGATAGGAAGCTTGCATAGCGAGGCCACAAACACCTTCTGGGGCATCGGCGTTTCTAAGAATCTTCATGTAACCATTATCACCCCACCTTTCGGCCCATGAGTTCTTGATTAACCAATAGGGGGTGCCATCTTCAGTTGTCCCATACCCAATGATGGTAACAGCGTGGTTCAATTCTGTCCCACAACTATCATCAGTGAACAGGCCCCCGGAATAGAGCCGAAAGGCTTGTGAGGCAGCGATGGCAACGGAGACTGGTTGCATGGATACAGCCTTGAGCAAATCGGTTTCACTGTTGGGAGTTACCCTTGCATAATTAGTTATCTTGGCAGCAGCCTCATTTCCCAGGTTCGTATCACATGTTCCATCCGAACCCTGGTATGGGTAATTTTCTTCACTGGCAATTCCTCCGTTCTGTTGAATGTATGCAAAGGCTTTAGCCATGTCACCACCTTGGCAGCCAAAGTTACTTGTATCACAGTCCACAAGTTGTTGCTCAGACAGTGAGATCAATTGGCCAGTTTTGATTTTGGTAATCCCTTCGACTGCTGCCACTGCAGAAAATGCCCAGCAACAACCTGCATGTACTCAAACAAACAGATACGAATTAATTTCCGTAGGAAAGAATGCATGAagaaagtaattaaaaatatatatgtacgaGTAAGCTTTGCCCAATATTAATATGGTGGTTGGTGCTCTTACCACAGTTCCCTTGATCTTTTACAGGAGTAACAGCATCTTGCTCCCTCCAGTCAATGCTTGGGGGAACATCCGTCAGGCTTAGGTTTTTGTGCGTAAAAGATGCATCTGCGGATGAGGTTGATTCAGTGGGCTTCTTGTATCCAGTATGATGTCTGAGAAATTCTTCATGGGTCATATCAGAAAATTGATTGATGCTTAGCTTGTATGTCTTCTTCCCTTCACTGTTGAATTTCTCCACGAATTCCACATTGTTCTTGAATATGTGGAAACGCCTTTCCTTCTCTGCGCTGTCCTGGTAAACGCGCCCAAACTCTTCCATCCATTGCTCATGTTTTGCAGCAATGGAATCTTCGTACAATGTGCGGGACGTGGCTTGAGATGCCAAGGTCCCCAAGGTGATGAGTATGGCAACAATTAAAATGTTTCTTTCAAAAGCCATTGCTCACAAAGCACCACTGATGATGAGAGGGACGCTCTGTATCGACAATGGCTTTGATTTAAAGTTGTGATTGGTGTGAAGAAGCAAGCATGTTATCGCGGGTTTATATAGAAGACGATCAGAACCTCCTGTATGTGCACTTTGATGGAACTCTTAGGATGGGAATTTCGTAGGAGTCTTTTCCCATTTGCTGGAGtcttttcccattgggttttagTCGCCATGAAATTTCCAAGCACATTTCACAGTTGACGACcgcataaatttttttatcaatcaGTCTGGCCCGAATGCGAttcttgcttttgttttctccGGGGATTTCACACAAAGAAGTTCGAATGACTCAGTCAACCGATGAATCAAGGGTTGTCTATTGACCTGATGACTACAGTTCCTTTTCTATTTGCCGGAGTCTCTGCCTTTTGGCTTTTAGTTGCCGTGAATGGTGCTGATGACTGCAAGTTTTGCAGTCTGCAGTCCTTAACCGTGTACATACCGCACCGTGTTAAGGACTGCAGTCTTTGATGCTGATTTTTGAAGTTCAAGTACTAAAATTGGTAAGCCAATGCAGTTGCCCTCCAACTCAGAGTTGCCAAACTAGCTGTCATAGTGTTTGTTGTAATTAAGGTTCCTTTTTCAAAACTAATTTTCTTGAGGTTCGCAGATCTTCTAAATTATTTTATGCTAAACTAATTGATAAAAAGTGCTGTAGAATTTTGGTTTCAATGTGTTTTCTATTTCATAAGTAATTTTGAATGTACAATGCAGTACATATAGGCGAGAGAAACTGATGGTTACAAGCAATCATCTTTACATGGAACCCTAGAGATTGGTTAAACCTAGGACACATGCTTTTCCTTAATTTAAGGTGATTTACGTCAAATCCAAGACTAAGAAGTAATCAACAAGTTAAGTGCCTTAAATCAAGGAGTTGGAAAATTGGCGGTTGACTTGTGTATCCATGATTACTTGTAGACTTGAAATGAGACGACATGCTAGGGTTGCTGTTGCTAGGGTTTAGTGTGATTGGTTCCAACACTCGCTCTCAAGCTAGATCGTGAAGTGTAGTGGAGCCAAGCTTGCTCAAAAGCATGTGTAACTGAGAACAGGGTAAAGCCTTAGTGAATAAGTCAGCCAATTGATCATGGCTTCGAGTGAATTGAGTCTGAATGACTTGTGTTTGAACTTGAGCTCGGATGAAATGGCAGTCCACCTCAATGTGCTTGGTTCTTTCATGAAAAACAAGATTAGCTGCAACGTACATGGCAGCTGGTTATCACACATTAGAGACATGGGGGGTTGATGTGAGAACCCTAAATCTGAAACCAACCCTTTAAGCCAAATCGGTTCGCATGCAGTGGCTACCATTTTTCGATACTCCGCTTCAGCACTAGATTGTGCTATAACAATTTGCTTCTCACTCTTCCATGTCATAAGGTTTCCCCCAACGAAAGCGCAATATCCAGCGGTAGATTTTCTATCAATTGTACTACCTACCCAGTCTGCATCTGTGTAAGCATTGATTTGTGTGGACTGATTGTTTGACATAAGAATGCCTCTGTCTCTATAGCCAGAGCACTATTAGATGACGCTGGATTTGCGAAGAAAAAATGGGATAGACAGGGCTCACAAGGAAATTTGAGCTTTCGTCAgataaaatatcttttttttttaattcatgttAATTTAcagtaatttattttatttaatttggtttttaattcttttcttgttgttttatgattatggGGTTTTGTTTTCGGACTCGAACTCTATTGTCTTCCGAAGTCCTCTGTAATCAAGGTAagcaatttgaaaattttggtggattgaaatcaaagtttcaatttACAcatttgtttagatttgattttaTTGAAGCAAATTTATGCATATTTTCCATCAGTTTTTTCTTCTGTTACTTTGGATAGGTCCTGTTGTCCAGATTTTGAGCATCTTCTTTTGGGAGTGATTAATAGCTACCATGACAGGTTAGTTTTATActctttctaaaaaaaaatttatgcatAATATTTAAATGTTGTGGCATTTTAAAATTCTTGCTTCTGTGGTTGTGATATGATATTATATATTTGCTTTATTTAATTACAATTTAGGTGTgatgaaaaatttaaaatttaatttcattattttcttccCAGCTATCAATCTGTAGCTTGgcatttacaatttttttgcaCATGCTGCGAAAAAGAACTAGAAATAGCAAAAGAAATCAGGGGATACAGAAGATCATACTTCTGACACTGCAAATGGAATAGAAATGTTTAATGAAAATGTTTGCCATGCTGATGGTGCACATGCACAAGGTGATGACATACTAATAGAATGGTTGTTCTTTTGCTTTGATGTAGAAGTAAGAAGATTGTTTTGCCTCTTATGTATCCTACTTCTATCTATGACATTTTTAGAGCGTCAATAGCATTTCTGTTTTTATATTACTTACACAtgcgcacacacatatatatgcaagAATCAATTTCTACCATGAGGAATAATCTTAAGATTATTCCAAATTAAACTTGACAACGATGCAGGTTGAAAAAAGACTTTACGTAAAAGCCTTGAGGTTAGTTCAAATAGTGAAAAAGCAGAGAAATAAGTTACGATTAAGGTAGGTTAAAAGAAATTGGTTTCTTTTAGTATAACCAAAGAAAAAACTTTACGGTACAACTAAGAAGTAAATAGTTCCCATGATTACAACCAACTGAGAATGGATTCTATCCAAACGTAAGATCCAAGGAAACATGAACACAAAATTAAGTAAATTTCTTATTCTTTGTTTCCAAAATTTGCACAAGGAAATAAAGTAGATATATGGGTGGGCAAAAAGCCATCAGCAAACAAAGAGAACTGGGAGGGATGATGGATAGGTTAGTCCCAACTTGACCAAAATTGATCGCAAAGAGGGGGGTCAAAAAGGCACAAAAACTACCAAGCAAGAAATATTGGGGTAAGTGGGGAAAAGAGGTTTTCAGTGGTGCGCCACTATCCTCACATCTTATTGGAACCTAAGAAATATGTACAGGGATGGGACTTGGGAGGAGGCAATACTTCCATCCATCCATGTCCCCACTATTTCCAGCACCTCAAAAAGCTAATAAAAAAAGCATCCAAATTAGAGTGtataactaaattaaaaaaaaaaaaaaaaaaacaaaaagatagtGACAGATGAGCAAGTCATGCTCACATCAAGCAACCAGTGATCATCTGCAGCTTTTACAGAATCCAGCACCAAATACAATTCTGCCACAAACATGTCTGCTGATTGGTTGTGAGGGGAGACGCAAGAATTCACCATGGATGCATGCATGGCCATCATGTTCGCGTTCCTGGATTTCCAACGGATGAATGTGAGAGGTATGGAAAGGAGATAAAACAGTGACGTGTCTCTGAATCATGCGACAGGATTAAACGGATCGTTATGGTTTCATTTGGTGCCTGGAACTAGATTGGCTTGGATTACTAAATATATTGAAAGTACGTTTTAGGAAGAAATGCAGAAATTTAATACCGCTTGAAAATAGAAGTTGAATTAAAGGAACACATCTTTTCAATCCCGCAAATTTCCACGGACCAGAAGGAATACGTTTGTTTCATGTCAAATCCCTTCGAATCTTCGCTAAATGCAAAATCATTATGTCATCGATATAACTAATATTTTGCGATATATCCAATTCAAATCCATCCCAGGGACCGAACGAGTATAAACAATAATGGAACATCAAATATAACTAACAGAAGCAAATTGAGTTATTAACCAACAGATGCTGCTGGAGTGCATGGTTACATAGCAGTCGATAGCTGCAACTTGCCGTACGAAATTAAGTGAAATACAAGAAAATGAGCATGCATACTACAAATcataatacaaataaaaaagaggTCTGGAATACACTTCAGGAGCCGGACGAGAGAGCTCCAAAAACCAGATTCAGAGTGACAACAGCACAGCCATTACGTTTAATGGCCCAATACGAGTTTCCGTTATTACCACCATAGCTCAAGTGCACGTTCAGTCGTTCAAATTCTCAATTCCAATCTTCTGCAGCTCAACCTTGAGAGACTTCAAGTACTGAACAGCTTCGTCCAGAACAGCAACGGTGTTCGTTTCATTCCCACCAGGTACAATCCCTCTCAGCGCCCTCaccatcttcttcgttttctggCGTTTCCTTTCACTGTTGCAGCTGCTGCTGCTACCAACGCCGGAAGACTTTTCAAGTGAAGAACGCAGCCTTTCCTTCTTGGTTTTCAAACCATAACTGGAGCAAGAATCAGAGAATGAGTTCCCATAATTTCCATGAGTTCGTGCTGTACTGACCTCTTCCTCATCATAATCTTCCAGCTCTTCCTCACCAAGCTCAACAATGCATCAATATCATCGGAATCCTCCTTCAGAGTAGACGATGCTTCTCTATTGTCATTATTTCCCTCGTTCAATTCCAGATTGTCTTGGATGTAAGCTGCACAGAGGTTAAAGGCAGGACCAGTAATTTTGTGGGCAATTTCAGGATTGAACATAATCTGACTTCGATGATCAGTCTGGTCGAAGATAATGAAATTCTTTGGGCAGATGCTAGAGGTTTGAAATTCAACACCATGGAAAGGTTTAAAGTGATTTGCCTCATTAGGTAAAACTGCCCCATACGCAGAAGCAACTGGAATGTGCATGTAATTATTACCCACTTGATTTGCAAAGGGCGGAGCTGCCTTTttggaatttgaacttgaaaGCGGGAAAGGAAGCTTGTGACTTTTGCCTAGAGGACAAGAATGACATAGAGCAGAAGTCACATGGCCATGAATTGGCAATTTATTTCTAGCAactaaaaactttaaaatagAAGAAGAGGGATGCCCTAATCTAGAGTGCCACACGGCATCAGAAACGCGACCACCATAAAATGCAAAAACGCCATGTTTATTGTTTGATGAAAGACTGGAAAAAGGATAGAAGCCGTTCTTACTCCGGCCTTGCAAAAGGGTTTTCCCTGTTGTTAAGTCCTGAACACGATAAAAATGGGGATATAAGGTTAGGGAGCAGTGGTTATCCATAGTAAAACGATTGATAGAAATAATATTGGTAGAAGCATTGGGACAATATAAGGAGTTGGAAAGATTAA
This genomic interval from Malus domestica chromosome 05, GDT2T_hap1 contains the following:
- the LOC103408954 gene encoding senescence-specific cysteine protease SAG12-like; the protein is MAFERNILIVAILITLGTLASQATSRTLYEDSIAAKHEQWMEEFGRVYQDSAEKERRFHIFKNNVEFVEKFNSEGKKTYKLSINQFSDMTHEEFLRHHTGYKKPTESTSSADASFTHKNLSLTDVPPSIDWREQDAVTPVKDQGNCGCCWAFSAVAAVEGITKIKTGQLISLSEQQLVDCDTSNFGCQGGDMAKAFAYIQQNGGIASEENYPYQGSDGTCDTNLGNEAAAKITNYARVTPNSETDLLKAVSMQPVSVAIAASQAFRLYSGGLFTDDSCGTELNHAVTIIGYGTTEDGTPYWLIKNSWAERWGDNGYMKILRNADAPEGVCGLAMQASYPIM